In one window of Acidovorax sp. HDW3 DNA:
- the hemF gene encoding oxygen-dependent coproporphyrinogen oxidase: MATMAAAPAQAQAQAQAQRMRAYLQELQARICTAIEGVEGQRGARFVQDPWRKAPGEPLQGEGVTQILEGGRVFERAGVGFSHVQGLRLPPSATEHRPELAGAPFEAMGVSLVFHPQNPYVPTVHMNVRMISAQPSGQEPVCWFGGGMDLTPYYGFEDDAVHFHRCCHDALKPYGEGLYLRFKRWCDEYFYLKHRQEQRGIGGIFFDDFSAIGSERSMAMTQAVGDAFLGAYLPIVQLRAAMPWGERERDFQLYRRGRYVEFNLVWDRGTHFGLQSGGRAESILLSMPPQVSWQYRRQEREGSPEAQLLQRFLVRRNWI, encoded by the coding sequence ATGGCGACGATGGCTGCCGCACCGGCACAGGCGCAGGCGCAGGCGCAGGCGCAGCGAATGCGCGCCTATCTGCAGGAGCTGCAGGCGCGCATCTGCACCGCCATCGAGGGCGTGGAGGGCCAGCGCGGCGCGCGCTTTGTGCAAGACCCCTGGCGCAAGGCGCCGGGTGAGCCGCTGCAGGGCGAGGGCGTGACGCAAATCCTCGAAGGCGGGCGCGTGTTCGAGCGTGCCGGCGTGGGCTTTTCGCATGTGCAGGGGCTGCGCCTGCCGCCCTCGGCCACCGAGCACCGCCCGGAGCTGGCGGGCGCACCGTTCGAGGCCATGGGCGTGTCGCTGGTGTTCCACCCGCAGAACCCTTATGTGCCGACGGTGCACATGAACGTGCGCATGATCAGCGCCCAGCCCAGCGGCCAGGAGCCGGTGTGCTGGTTTGGCGGTGGCATGGACTTGACGCCGTACTACGGCTTTGAGGACGACGCCGTGCACTTTCACCGCTGCTGCCACGACGCCCTCAAACCCTACGGCGAGGGCCTGTACCTGCGCTTCAAGCGCTGGTGCGACGAGTATTTTTACTTGAAGCACCGCCAGGAGCAGCGCGGCATCGGCGGCATCTTTTTTGATGATTTTTCCGCCATAGGCTCCGAGCGCAGCATGGCCATGACGCAGGCTGTGGGCGATGCCTTTTTGGGCGCCTACCTGCCCATCGTGCAGCTGCGCGCCGCCATGCCCTGGGGCGAGCGCGAGCGCGACTTCCAGCTCTACCGCCGGGGCCGCTACGTCGAGTTCAACCTGGTGTGGGACCGGGGCACGCACTTTGGCCTGCAGTCGGGTGGGCGCGCCGAATCCATCTTGCTGTCCATGCCGCCGCAGGTGAGCTGGCAGTACCGCCGCCAGGAGCGTGAGGGCTCGCCCGAGGCGCAGCTGCTCCAGCGCTTTCTCGTGCGGCGCAACTGGATTTAA
- the rsfS gene encoding ribosome silencing factor translates to MTTSAPKETAAKKDVTKLQRAIVDGLEDVKAQDIQVFDTEHLSPLFERVIVATGSSNRQTKALAASVRDAVRDAGFAKPRTEGEDNGEWIIVDCGAAVVHVMQPAIRQYYRLEEIWGDKPVRLKLGAAKPRKIEASEDASAPAKKAAAKKPAAKKVAAKKAQAKTATADKAPPKAAAKTAAKTAAKTAAKPAAKPAAKKAPAAKTAKAASAPTAAKKAPAKKAAVKTVVVNKPEVKKAPAVKKAAPKAAAKKAPAKKAPAKKAAAKN, encoded by the coding sequence ATGACCACCTCCGCCCCCAAAGAAACCGCCGCCAAGAAGGACGTCACCAAGCTCCAGCGCGCCATCGTCGATGGGCTCGAAGACGTTAAAGCCCAGGACATCCAGGTGTTTGACACCGAGCACCTCTCGCCCCTGTTCGAGCGCGTCATCGTCGCCACCGGCAGCTCCAACCGCCAGACCAAGGCCCTGGCCGCGAGCGTGCGCGATGCCGTGCGCGATGCCGGCTTTGCCAAGCCGCGCACCGAGGGCGAGGACAACGGCGAATGGATCATCGTGGACTGTGGCGCCGCCGTGGTGCACGTCATGCAGCCGGCCATCCGCCAGTACTACCGCCTGGAAGAAATCTGGGGCGACAAGCCCGTGCGCCTGAAGCTCGGCGCCGCGAAACCGCGCAAGATCGAAGCATCGGAAGACGCCTCGGCACCGGCCAAGAAGGCCGCCGCCAAGAAACCCGCAGCCAAGAAAGTAGCCGCCAAGAAGGCACAGGCCAAGACAGCGACTGCCGACAAGGCGCCGCCTAAAGCCGCAGCCAAAACAGCCGCCAAGACGGCAGCCAAAACGGCAGCAAAACCCGCAGCAAAACCCGCAGCCAAAAAAGCGCCAGCGGCCAAGACGGCAAAGGCAGCAAGCGCCCCCACGGCGGCCAAAAAAGCCCCGGCCAAGAAAGCCGCCGTGAAAACCGTGGTCGTGAACAAGCCCGAGGTGAAGAAGGCCCCGGCGGTCAAAAAAGCAGCCCCCAAGGCCGCCGCCAAGAAAGCCCCGGCGAAAAAAGCGCCTGCCAAAAAAGCCGCAGCCAAAAACTAA
- the rlmH gene encoding 23S rRNA (pseudouridine(1915)-N(3))-methyltransferase RlmH: protein MKLLIVAVGQRVPDWAQTAYDDYAKRFPPELKVELKAVKTEPRGSKTLETLYAAERERISAAIPRGTRVVVLDERGTSLTTKALAERLKGWQLGGDDVALVIGGPDGLEPAFRQAAHERIRLSDLTLPHAMVRVLLIEQLYRAWSVNAGHPYHRE from the coding sequence ATGAAGCTGCTGATCGTTGCCGTTGGCCAGCGCGTGCCCGATTGGGCGCAGACCGCGTACGACGACTACGCCAAGCGCTTCCCGCCCGAGCTCAAGGTCGAGCTCAAGGCGGTAAAAACCGAGCCGCGCGGCTCCAAGACGCTCGAAACCCTGTACGCCGCCGAGCGCGAGCGCATCAGCGCCGCCATCCCGCGCGGCACACGCGTGGTGGTGCTCGACGAGCGCGGCACCAGCCTGACGACCAAGGCGCTGGCCGAACGCCTCAAGGGCTGGCAGCTCGGTGGTGATGATGTTGCCCTGGTCATTGGCGGCCCCGATGGCCTGGAGCCCGCTTTTCGCCAGGCAGCGCACGAGCGCATTCGCCTCTCGGACCTGACGCTGCCGCACGCCATGGTGCGCGTGCTGCTCATCGAGCAGCTCTACCGCGCCTGGTCGGTCAACGCCGGCCATCCTTATCACCGCGAGTGA
- a CDS encoding nucleoside triphosphate pyrophosphatase has product MKTMLYLASQSPRRRQLLGQIGLQPELLLPGAEEDAEAIEAVLPGELPQDYVQRVTALKLDAAVARHARRGLAPGAILCSDTTVALGAQILGKPENAQDAARMLALLSGQEHEVLTAVALQHGAQRQAALSRSRVRFAPLSAAQIAAYVATGEPLGKAGAYGIQGAVAQYVQNIDGSYSGIMGLPLFETAQLLRQVGLLQP; this is encoded by the coding sequence ATGAAAACCATGCTCTATCTGGCCTCGCAAAGCCCGCGCCGGCGCCAGTTGCTCGGCCAGATCGGACTGCAGCCCGAGCTGCTGCTGCCCGGTGCTGAGGAAGACGCCGAAGCCATCGAGGCCGTGCTGCCCGGTGAACTGCCGCAAGACTATGTGCAGCGTGTGACGGCGCTCAAGCTCGACGCCGCCGTCGCCCGCCATGCGCGCCGGGGCCTGGCCCCAGGGGCGATTTTGTGCTCCGACACCACCGTCGCCCTGGGCGCGCAGATTTTGGGCAAGCCCGAGAACGCGCAGGACGCAGCGCGGATGCTGGCGCTGCTGTCGGGCCAGGAGCACGAGGTGCTCACCGCCGTGGCGCTGCAGCACGGTGCGCAGCGCCAGGCGGCGCTGTCGCGCTCGCGCGTGCGCTTTGCGCCCCTGAGCGCGGCGCAGATCGCCGCGTACGTGGCCACTGGCGAGCCCCTGGGCAAGGCCGGGGCCTACGGCATTCAGGGGGCGGTGGCGCAGTACGTGCAAAACATCGATGGCAGCTACAGCGGCATCATGGGGCTGCCGCTGTTCGAGACGGCGCAGCTGTTGCGCCAGGTGGGGCTGCTGCAGCCCTGA
- a CDS encoding Crp/Fnr family transcriptional regulator — protein MDIQQFDIPRYLAALPLFQEMTPAELQRLASGCRLRRYARGECVFRVGMPCEEFHVTVTGQVKLFAISPAGQEKVIELAGPGVSFAEALMFTDRPYIINAQALADALVLSVGKAAVVREIEADPRFAMHMLAGISRRLHGLVHDVQAYSLHSGMQRVIGYLLHSLPEDHGGASPALPCQAAVALNVSLPVSKATIASRLSITPEYFSRVLHELETAGLIRIDKRDIHIPDAARLASHTLQ, from the coding sequence ATGGACATCCAGCAATTTGACATCCCCCGCTACCTCGCCGCCCTGCCCCTGTTCCAGGAGATGACGCCTGCAGAGCTGCAACGCCTGGCCAGCGGCTGTCGCCTGCGCCGCTACGCCCGGGGGGAATGCGTGTTCCGCGTCGGAATGCCGTGCGAGGAGTTCCACGTCACCGTCACCGGCCAGGTCAAGCTGTTTGCCATTTCCCCGGCAGGCCAGGAAAAAGTGATCGAACTGGCCGGCCCGGGCGTGAGTTTTGCCGAGGCGCTGATGTTCACCGACCGGCCCTACATCATCAACGCCCAGGCCCTGGCCGACGCCCTGGTGCTGAGCGTCGGCAAGGCCGCCGTGGTGCGCGAAATTGAAGCCGATCCGCGCTTTGCCATGCACATGCTCGCCGGCATCTCGCGGCGCCTGCATGGCCTGGTGCACGACGTGCAGGCGTACTCGCTGCACAGCGGAATGCAGCGCGTCATCGGCTACCTGCTGCACTCGCTGCCCGAAGACCATGGCGGCGCCAGCCCGGCGCTGCCCTGCCAGGCCGCCGTGGCGCTCAACGTCTCGCTGCCGGTGAGCAAGGCGACCATCGCCTCGCGCCTGTCGATCACGCCGGAGTATTTCTCGCGCGTGCTGCACGAGCTCGAAACCGCCGGCCTGATCCGCATCGACAAGCGCGACATCCACATCCCCGACGCTGCGCGCCTGGCCAGCCACACGCTGCAGTAA
- a CDS encoding nitric oxide reductase activation protein NorD has product MEEWVGEQWHRFITRAASGRSARAPVRLEDMQRSIGLLFRAGGGEHSTRIAPAGHSRVGGVRNLLQRMAGSGTHARLGQWQNDVLALPPEIGVFDDAARNRQLYLWLAALGAHLQPSGDWLGDHIAATEAALHTFPGLRPSYETLRAAQLAERPDPARLRGNVAQAERALQQALQGQATAGLRISHHDVAPLWLWLTLPAATATAATKAQSNPSAEAQEQAGPQPKVQDKRRRAAQSVSDERHGAPMVMFFRTETILSWSELTRVNRDDDDEDDGNQLAAANDMDELHIAPDGQASASRVKFDLDLPSAAQDDLPLGPGEKYPEWDYRRALLQKDHCAVQCYVARDAAPYHPPPALRAVARQMRRRLEALRAAPGRVRGRPEGDEIDIDAWVRHQVDAGQAPRSEAPPIFIQRQRTERSLATLLLADLSLSTDCYATQDARVIDVIRDALHVFGEALAASSDAFEMLGFSSVRRQHVRIQHLKGFDERWDGNAIARVNAIKPGYYTRMGAALRHATARLAQRNERQRLLLILTDGKPNDLDIYEGRYGLEDTRHAVHAARAAGLTPFCVTIDAQAHDYLPHLFGSQGYALVHRPQDLVHRLAQAYAGLTR; this is encoded by the coding sequence ATGGAAGAATGGGTTGGCGAGCAATGGCACCGCTTCATCACACGCGCTGCCAGCGGCCGCAGCGCACGCGCGCCGGTGCGCCTCGAAGACATGCAGCGCAGCATCGGCCTGCTGTTTCGCGCCGGCGGCGGTGAGCACAGCACCCGCATCGCCCCCGCCGGCCACAGCCGCGTCGGGGGCGTACGCAACCTGCTGCAGCGCATGGCCGGCAGCGGCACGCACGCACGCCTGGGCCAATGGCAAAACGACGTGCTCGCACTGCCGCCCGAGATCGGCGTCTTCGACGACGCCGCCCGCAACCGCCAGCTCTACCTCTGGCTCGCAGCCCTGGGCGCGCACCTGCAGCCCAGCGGCGACTGGCTGGGCGACCACATCGCCGCCACCGAAGCGGCCCTGCACACCTTTCCTGGCCTGCGCCCCTCCTACGAAACCCTGCGCGCCGCCCAACTGGCCGAGCGCCCCGACCCGGCCCGTCTGCGCGGCAACGTCGCCCAGGCCGAACGTGCACTGCAACAAGCCCTGCAAGGCCAAGCCACCGCTGGCCTGCGCATCAGTCACCACGACGTCGCCCCACTGTGGCTGTGGCTGACCCTGCCAGCAGCCACGGCCACTGCAGCGACCAAAGCCCAAAGCAACCCCAGCGCCGAGGCCCAGGAGCAAGCCGGCCCACAACCCAAAGTGCAGGACAAACGCCGGCGGGCCGCCCAATCCGTGAGCGACGAGCGCCACGGTGCACCGATGGTGATGTTCTTCCGTACCGAAACCATCCTCTCCTGGAGCGAGCTCACCCGCGTCAACCGCGACGATGACGACGAGGACGATGGCAACCAGCTCGCAGCCGCCAACGACATGGATGAGCTGCACATCGCCCCCGACGGCCAGGCCTCGGCCTCGCGCGTCAAGTTCGACCTGGACCTGCCCAGCGCCGCGCAAGACGACCTGCCCCTGGGCCCGGGCGAGAAATACCCCGAATGGGACTACCGCCGCGCCCTGCTGCAAAAAGACCATTGCGCCGTGCAGTGCTACGTCGCGCGCGATGCCGCACCCTACCACCCACCGCCAGCGCTGCGCGCTGTGGCGCGGCAGATGCGTCGGCGCCTCGAAGCCCTGCGCGCCGCCCCCGGGCGCGTGCGCGGGCGCCCCGAGGGCGACGAAATCGACATCGACGCCTGGGTGCGCCACCAGGTCGATGCCGGCCAGGCACCGCGCAGCGAAGCGCCGCCCATCTTCATCCAGCGCCAGCGCACCGAGCGCAGCCTGGCAACGCTGCTGCTGGCCGACCTCTCGCTCTCGACCGACTGCTACGCCACGCAGGATGCGCGCGTCATCGACGTCATCCGCGACGCCCTGCACGTCTTTGGCGAGGCCCTGGCCGCGAGCAGCGACGCCTTCGAGATGCTGGGCTTTTCCTCGGTGCGGCGCCAGCACGTGCGCATCCAGCACCTCAAAGGTTTTGACGAACGCTGGGACGGCAACGCCATCGCGCGCGTCAACGCCATCAAGCCCGGCTACTACACCCGCATGGGCGCCGCCCTGCGCCACGCCACGGCGCGCCTGGCACAGCGCAACGAGCGCCAGCGCCTGCTGCTCATCCTCACCGACGGCAAGCCCAACGACCTCGACATCTACGAAGGCCGCTATGGCCTGGAGGACACGCGCCACGCCGTGCACGCCGCCCGCGCCGCCGGGCTGACACCGTTTTGCGTGACAATCGACGCCCAGGCGCACGACTACCTGCCACACCTCTTTGGCTCCCAAGGCTACGCGCTGGTACACCGTCCCCAGGATCTGGTGCACCGCCTGGCCCAGGCCTACGCCGGCTTAACACGCTAA
- a CDS encoding CbbQ/NirQ/NorQ/GpvN family protein encodes MDHSEQHHLTASNAQVPYYAEQGGEAALFEHAFAQRLPVLIKGPTGCGKTRFVEHMAARLKRPLITVSCHDDLSAADLVGRHLIADGSTVWADGPLTRAVRQGAICYLDEVVEARKDTTVVLHPLADDRRVLPIERTGEHIAAAPGFMLVVSYNPGYQNVLKSLKPSTRQRFIALNFGYPAPAVEQAIVARESGVDAHTAEQLVNLAQALRRLTEQDLEETVSTRLLVMAARLVASGIALHTACQAAVIDALTDDADTAAALAEVVAAVITQ; translated from the coding sequence ATGGACCACAGCGAACAACACCACCTGACGGCCAGCAACGCCCAGGTGCCGTACTACGCCGAGCAAGGCGGCGAGGCCGCACTCTTCGAGCACGCCTTCGCCCAGCGCCTGCCGGTGCTCATCAAAGGGCCGACGGGCTGCGGCAAGACCCGGTTCGTCGAACACATGGCCGCGCGCCTCAAGCGCCCCCTGATCACCGTCAGCTGCCACGACGACCTCTCGGCCGCCGACCTCGTCGGGCGCCACCTGATCGCCGACGGCAGCACCGTCTGGGCCGACGGCCCGCTGACCCGCGCCGTGCGCCAGGGCGCCATCTGCTACCTCGACGAAGTGGTTGAGGCCCGCAAAGACACCACCGTCGTGCTGCACCCGCTGGCCGACGACCGCCGCGTGCTGCCCATCGAGCGCACGGGCGAACACATCGCCGCCGCCCCCGGCTTCATGCTGGTGGTGAGCTACAACCCCGGCTACCAGAACGTGCTCAAGAGCTTGAAGCCGAGCACGCGCCAGCGCTTCATCGCGCTCAACTTCGGCTACCCCGCGCCCGCCGTCGAACAGGCCATCGTGGCACGCGAATCGGGCGTCGATGCCCACACTGCCGAGCAACTCGTAAACCTGGCCCAGGCCCTGCGTCGCCTGACGGAGCAAGACCTGGAGGAAACCGTCAGCACCCGCCTGCTCGTCATGGCAGCACGCCTGGTGGCCAGCGGCATTGCGCTGCACACCGCCTGCCAGGCCGCCGTCATCGACGCCCTGACCGACGATGCCGACACCGCCGCCGCCCTGGCGGAGGTGGTCGCCGCCGTCATCACGCAATAA
- a CDS encoding cbb3-type cytochrome c oxidase subunit I gives MTTPALKYQSQSVAKLYFIAAMVLFAGQILFGVTLGLQYVIGDLFFPYIPFNIARMVHTNLLIVWLLFGFMGAAYYMIPEEAETELHSPALAIALFWIFLIAGAATILGYLLVPYAKLAELTGNDLLQTMGREFLEQPLPTKVGIVIVALGFLFNISMTVLKGRKTAISLVLLMGLWGLALMFLFSFVNPHNLVRDKMYWWFVVHLWVEGVWELILASLLAYVLVKTTGVDREVIDKWMYIIIAFALMSGLLGTGHHFFFIGMPGYWLWIGSIFSALEPLPFFLMAVFAFNMVQQRRRNHPNQAAVLWAVGTSVMGFLGAGLWGFIHTLAPVNYYTHGSQITAAHGHLAFFGAYVMVVIAIISYAMPTLRGRLANSQKSQALEMWSFWVMCIGMGIMVLALTAAGTVQVWLQRLPETNALGFMATQDELRIFYWVRIGGGVMFLIGQFMYFASFFTGGQHVLPGDKHHKHGHDSHGGAGSNPLHAQPAQRLNGRI, from the coding sequence TACATCCCGTTCAACATCGCCCGCATGGTGCACACCAACCTGCTGATCGTGTGGTTGTTGTTCGGCTTCATGGGCGCGGCCTACTACATGATCCCGGAAGAGGCCGAGACCGAGCTGCACAGCCCGGCCTTGGCGATTGCGCTGTTCTGGATCTTCCTGATCGCCGGCGCTGCCACCATCCTGGGCTACCTGCTGGTGCCGTACGCCAAGCTCGCTGAGCTCACCGGCAACGACCTGCTGCAGACCATGGGGCGCGAGTTCCTGGAGCAGCCGCTGCCGACCAAGGTCGGCATCGTCATCGTCGCCCTGGGCTTCCTGTTCAACATCAGCATGACGGTGCTCAAGGGCCGCAAAACCGCCATCTCCCTGGTGCTGTTGATGGGCCTGTGGGGCCTGGCGCTGATGTTCCTGTTCAGCTTCGTCAACCCGCACAACCTGGTGCGCGACAAGATGTACTGGTGGTTCGTGGTGCACCTGTGGGTCGAAGGCGTGTGGGAGCTGATCCTGGCCTCGCTGCTGGCCTACGTGCTGGTCAAGACCACCGGCGTGGACCGTGAAGTGATCGACAAGTGGATGTACATCATCATCGCCTTCGCGCTGATGAGCGGCCTGCTGGGCACCGGTCACCACTTCTTCTTCATCGGTATGCCTGGCTACTGGCTGTGGATCGGCTCGATCTTCTCCGCCCTGGAGCCCCTGCCCTTCTTCCTGATGGCCGTGTTCGCCTTCAACATGGTGCAGCAGCGCCGCCGCAACCACCCCAACCAGGCCGCCGTGCTGTGGGCTGTGGGCACCTCGGTCATGGGCTTCCTGGGCGCTGGCCTGTGGGGCTTCATCCACACCCTGGCACCGGTCAACTACTACACCCACGGTTCGCAGATCACTGCCGCCCACGGCCACCTGGCGTTCTTCGGCGCCTACGTGATGGTGGTGATTGCCATCATCAGCTACGCCATGCCCACGCTGCGCGGTCGCCTGGCCAACAGCCAGAAGTCGCAAGCGCTGGAAATGTGGAGCTTCTGGGTCATGTGCATCGGCATGGGCATCATGGTGCTGGCGCTGACCGCTGCTGGCACGGTGCAAGTCTGGCTGCAACGCCTGCCTGAGACCAACGCCCTGGGCTTCATGGCCACGCAAGACGAACTGCGCATCTTCTACTGGGTGCGTATCGGTGGCGGCGTCATGTTCCTGATCGGCCAGTTCATGTACTTTGCCAGCTTCTTCACCGGCGGCCAGCACGTGCTGCCCGGCGACAAGCACCACAAGCACGGCCATGACAGCCACGGCGGCGCCGGCAGCAACCCGCTGCACGCCCAGCCCGCCCAGCGCCTGAACGGCCGCATCTGA